One stretch of Streptomyces sp. NBC_01363 DNA includes these proteins:
- a CDS encoding FAD-dependent oxidoreductase, translating to MRDVVIAGGGPVGLFLATELALGGCSVLVLERDEEVTSPYKALPLGLRGLSAGSAEVFYNRGLLEAVIDASDADAKKVGAAPDAIEAPAPRDVSHFAGMGLDAADIDVSAFPFRLPSPAMEGFMTSLEAVSKVLAERAIALGVDIVRGAPVTAVTQDDQSVAVTAAGQEYQAHYLVGCDGGRSTVRGLAGFDFVGTEPLFTGYVARVTFTDPQQLPLGFNLTPNGMYLRTPFEGHLGMMDFDGGTFDRSQLLTREHLQEVLRRITDTDLTLTDVHLASSFTDRAMQVTTYRKGRVLLAGDAAHIHSPLGGQGLNLGIGDAANLGWKLAATVHGAAPEGLLDTYTSERHPVGAAILDWSRAQVATMKPGPNAPALRQLVHELLSTTDGTTLAYLKTTGFSRYDLGSAQPLVGSTAPDFHFEDGTHLGDLLRQGRGVVLDFTGDHALQRAAKSWQGRIQYATGTARNDLGFNALLIRPDGVVAWVDDQALDLKPFQQAATRWFGSPQN from the coding sequence ATGCGTGACGTAGTGATTGCAGGCGGCGGCCCGGTCGGTTTGTTCCTGGCCACCGAGCTCGCCCTGGGCGGCTGTTCCGTCCTGGTCCTGGAGCGGGACGAGGAGGTCACCTCGCCCTACAAGGCGCTCCCGCTCGGATTGCGCGGCCTGAGCGCAGGATCGGCCGAGGTGTTCTATAACCGCGGCCTGCTCGAAGCGGTGATTGACGCTTCCGACGCCGATGCGAAGAAGGTTGGCGCGGCCCCCGACGCGATCGAGGCACCGGCTCCCCGGGACGTGAGCCATTTCGCGGGCATGGGCCTGGACGCGGCCGACATCGACGTGTCCGCCTTCCCGTTCCGGCTGCCCAGCCCGGCGATGGAAGGTTTCATGACCAGCCTCGAAGCGGTCAGCAAGGTCCTGGCCGAGCGTGCCATTGCGCTCGGCGTGGACATCGTCCGCGGCGCTCCCGTCACGGCTGTGACGCAGGACGACCAGTCCGTCGCCGTCACGGCAGCCGGACAGGAGTACCAGGCGCACTACCTGGTGGGATGCGACGGCGGCCGCAGCACGGTGCGCGGCCTCGCCGGCTTCGACTTCGTCGGCACGGAACCGCTCTTCACCGGCTACGTCGCGCGCGTCACCTTCACCGACCCGCAGCAGCTGCCACTCGGCTTCAACCTGACGCCGAACGGCATGTATCTGCGTACGCCCTTCGAGGGGCACCTGGGCATGATGGACTTCGACGGCGGCACGTTCGACCGTTCCCAGCTGCTGACCCGTGAGCACCTCCAGGAGGTCCTGCGCCGCATCACCGATACCGACCTGACGCTGACCGATGTTCATCTGGCATCGAGCTTCACGGACCGTGCGATGCAGGTGACGACCTACCGCAAGGGCCGCGTCCTGCTCGCCGGCGACGCCGCGCACATCCACTCCCCCCTCGGCGGCCAGGGGCTCAACCTCGGCATCGGTGACGCCGCCAACCTCGGCTGGAAGCTCGCCGCGACCGTGCACGGCGCCGCGCCCGAAGGGCTGCTCGACACTTACACCAGTGAGCGCCACCCCGTCGGCGCCGCCATCCTGGACTGGTCACGCGCCCAGGTCGCCACCATGAAGCCCGGCCCCAATGCCCCCGCGCTGCGGCAGCTGGTCCACGAGCTGCTGAGCACCACGGACGGAACGACCCTCGCCTACCTGAAGACAACCGGGTTCAGCCGCTACGACCTGGGCAGCGCGCAGCCGCTCGTCGGCAGCACCGCCCCCGACTTCCACTTCGAGGACGGCACTCACCTCGGTGACCTGTTGCGCCAAGGCCGGGGCGTGGTCCTCGACTTCACCGGCGACCACGCGCTGCAGCGTGCGGCCAAGAGCTGGCAGGGCCGGATCCAGTACGCGACCGGCACGGCACGCAACGACCTCGGATTCAACGCCCTGCTCATCCGCCCGGACGGCGTTGTGGCCTGGGTAGACGATCAAGCCCTCGACCTTAAGCCGTTCCAGCAGGCCGCGACCCGCTGGTTCGGCAGCCCGCAGAACTAG
- a CDS encoding DUF3592 domain-containing protein yields the protein MGWDEFLVLWCAVWGVVALVGFVRSLAGVTKAQRTVRLTGRIERVREPRHGGSRKGGISVVVSYLDPASGHEVTVTNDGERGEMITCAWEGREIGVSHPRGRPHAYRFSNTLKEASRGLGWPGFAVFLVYVGLVVLAALEWGWPWALIGFGGTWAVSGAVHLPGAVRARNRRIERLAAMDTVPGRVVAVLKDVSVDDDGHTSTTITPVVSFTTREGTAVTAYCTSNLPDPAGAHGRDVTVHYTSADPAEFTLDRAAEQRSEEREVMFHVLAMVVLVATAVVGVVFL from the coding sequence ATGGGGTGGGACGAGTTTCTGGTGCTGTGGTGTGCGGTGTGGGGTGTGGTGGCGTTGGTCGGGTTCGTCCGGTCGCTGGCCGGGGTGACGAAGGCGCAGCGGACGGTCCGGCTCACTGGGCGGATCGAGCGGGTGCGGGAGCCGCGGCACGGCGGGTCCCGGAAGGGCGGGATATCGGTGGTCGTCTCCTACCTTGACCCGGCCTCGGGTCATGAGGTCACCGTGACGAACGACGGTGAGCGGGGCGAGATGATCACCTGTGCGTGGGAGGGCCGGGAGATCGGGGTCAGCCACCCGCGGGGCAGGCCGCACGCCTACCGGTTCTCCAACACACTGAAGGAGGCGAGTCGTGGGCTGGGCTGGCCGGGTTTCGCGGTCTTCCTGGTCTACGTCGGGCTGGTGGTCCTCGCCGCGCTCGAGTGGGGGTGGCCGTGGGCGCTGATCGGCTTCGGCGGGACGTGGGCGGTCTCCGGCGCCGTTCACCTGCCCGGGGCGGTACGCGCCAGGAACCGCCGCATCGAGAGGCTGGCTGCGATGGACACCGTTCCGGGACGGGTCGTCGCGGTCCTGAAGGACGTCAGCGTCGACGACGACGGTCACACCTCGACCACGATCACCCCGGTCGTGTCGTTCACCACCCGCGAGGGCACGGCCGTCACGGCCTACTGCACGTCGAACCTCCCGGACCCCGCCGGCGCGCACGGCCGCGACGTGACGGTCCATTACACGTCCGCCGACCCGGCCGAATTCACGCTGGACCGCGCGGCCGAACAGCGCTCGGAGGAGCGGGAGGTGATGTTCCATGTCCTGGCGATGGTCGTGCTCGTGGCGACGGCCGTGGTGGGAGTGGTGTTCCTCTGA
- a CDS encoding transposase, with amino-acid sequence MGGKSNRSRRYTEEFKRDAVALVRSSGKTVTEVAREIGVSAEGLRNWVKQDTIDRGQGAPGELTSAEREELRRLRRQNRERAETIGVLRKTAVFFAKESDR; translated from the coding sequence GTGGGAGGCAAGAGCAACCGCAGTAGGCGGTATACGGAGGAGTTCAAGCGCGACGCGGTCGCGCTGGTCCGGTCTTCCGGCAAGACGGTCACCGAGGTGGCCCGGGAGATCGGGGTCAGCGCCGAGGGACTGCGGAACTGGGTCAAGCAGGACACGATCGACCGCGGGCAGGGGGCGCCGGGCGAGCTGACGAGCGCGGAGCGGGAAGAGCTGCGTCGGTTGCGGCGGCAGAACCGTGAGCGGGCCGAGACGATCGGGGTGCTGCGAAAAACGGCGGTCTTCTTCGCGAAGGAGAGCGATCGATGA
- a CDS encoding TetR/AcrR family transcriptional regulator, producing the protein MATRTRRPQRRNQVLSQEQIIEAAIELLDAGGESALTTRALTERLSTGSGAIYYRVGSRDELLDMATETVVTAALAAKPAAAAATPEDKIRSVALALFDAIAEHQWLATRLTLQIVRKPFGPVTVGIFERIGRQVGALGVPQASWFDAASALVHYILGAVSQNARIDGDTSTVQPNRAEFLGATATAWQDLAPEDYPFMHAIVGQIREHDDREQFLTGIAIVLEGLTRLG; encoded by the coding sequence ATGGCAACGAGAACCCGCCGGCCTCAGCGGCGTAACCAAGTGCTCTCCCAGGAGCAGATCATCGAGGCTGCGATCGAGCTGCTCGATGCGGGTGGCGAGAGCGCGCTGACCACTCGAGCGCTGACCGAGCGCCTGTCCACCGGGTCCGGTGCGATCTACTACCGGGTGGGCAGCCGTGACGAGCTGCTGGACATGGCAACGGAAACGGTCGTCACCGCTGCGCTGGCAGCCAAGCCCGCCGCGGCCGCGGCCACGCCCGAGGACAAGATCCGCAGCGTCGCGCTGGCACTGTTCGACGCGATCGCCGAGCACCAGTGGCTCGCGACACGGCTGACTCTGCAGATCGTCCGGAAGCCATTCGGCCCGGTGACGGTGGGGATCTTCGAGAGGATCGGCCGTCAGGTGGGCGCGCTGGGTGTGCCACAGGCTTCCTGGTTCGACGCCGCCTCTGCGCTTGTGCACTACATCCTCGGGGCCGTCAGCCAGAACGCCCGCATCGACGGTGACACCTCGACCGTCCAGCCCAACCGTGCCGAGTTTCTCGGAGCGACGGCGACGGCCTGGCAGGACCTCGCTCCCGAGGACTACCCGTTCATGCACGCCATCGTCGGTCAGATAAGGGAGCACGACGATCGCGAGCAGTTCCTCACCGGCATCGCCATCGTCCTGGAGGGCCTGACCCGGCTCGGCTGA